From a region of the Mytilus galloprovincialis chromosome 3, xbMytGall1.hap1.1, whole genome shotgun sequence genome:
- the LOC143069180 gene encoding uncharacterized protein LOC143069180 → MASSVKQLCTICNDDGICNSAVTWCTECEVFFCEDCEKPHSKSHLSKSHKTMSADDYQKLPTFMQEISSQCRDHKKKFELYCSFHACPCCVQCVTDKHKMCQEMKPLSDILQQVKSSASMQLFETDLKDVMENIDTAIKYLQTRITTTNTQNTKAIEKIRYMRKSIDDYLNKLEQDLLNDLESKHLKLRFNMATLVEQMEQQASQINKMQSQFSETTQYTTELQKFIALREIEKITSQTTKYIEDLESGDHFIEKNLEVNLSSALQSFLQDVNSFGIININTTTSTLKIKADRKDQAQHMIPKVPGVEEIKPSLLTRLTIPKDIKSVNITACLILPDGKFIILDSNKNQLLLFSNNGIFIRKVVTFTERPYDDCIVMNNTVAVALGPRNRTVLVDVDRSEIIQSIKLSHNCFGVASDGKNLVISDSSSWCTTVNMNDMSHTILEGIRGVFCISLFQGNIYGTNNSANKLCCYKVTGELLWTFQPQDIARPLGLTLDKNGFVYIASVRNNSIVVVSPDGKICKTILSDADGIKHPYAIDINRETGLMIVSSHTSGEKNEKSYQTCFVYKV, encoded by the coding sequence ATGGCCTCATCAGTCAAGCAACTTTGTACAATTTGCAATGACGATGGAATCTGCAACTCAGCAGTCACATGGTGCACAGAATGTGAGGTTTTCTTTTGTGAAGACTGTGAAAAACCTCACAGCAAGTCACATCTGTCTAAGAGCCATAAAACCATGTCGGCTGATGACTACCAAAAGTTACCTACTTTCATGCAAGAAATAAGTAGCCAGTGCCGAGACCACAAGAAGAAGTTTGAGCTTTACTGTTCTTTCCATGCCTGTCCATGCTGTGTTCAGTGTGTCACTGATAAACACAAGATGTGTCAAGAAATGAAACCTTTGTCAGATATCCTTCAGCAAGTCAAATCATCTGCCTCAATGCAACTTTTTGAAACAGATTTAAAGGATGTGATGGAAAACATAGATACAGCCATAAAGTATCTGCAAACCAGGATCACTACAACCAATACTCAGAACACCAAAGCAATTGAGAAAATACGGTATATGAGGAAGTCGATTGATGATTACTTAAACAAATTAGAGCAAGACTTACTTAATGACTTGGAGTCTAAACATTTAAAGCTGAGATTTAACATGGCCACTCTCGTAGAACAAATGGAACAGCAAGCCAGTCAGATAAACAAAATGCAGAGCCAGTTTTCCGAAACGACACAATATACTACAGAGTTACAAAAGTTTATTGCTCTAAGAGAGATTGAGAAAATTACATCACAAACGACAAAATATATAGAAGATTTAGAAAGTGGAGAccacttcattgaaaaaaatCTAGAGGTCAACCTTTCATCTGCTTTACAATCATTTTTACAAGATGTCAATTCATTTGGAATTATCAATATCAATACCACCACTTCTACTCTAAAAATAAAGGCTGACAGAAAAGATCAAGCCCAGCACATGATTCCAAAAGTTCCTGGAGTGGAAGAAATAAAACCATCCTTGTTGACAAGACTGACAATTCCAAAAGATATAAAGTCTGTAAATATAACAGCCTGTCTTATATTACCTGATGGTAAATTTATAATACTTGATAGCAACAAAAACCAACTACTGTTGTTCAGTAATAATGGCATTTTTATCAGAAAAGTAGTAACATTCACAGAGCGTCCATATGATGATTGCATTGTCATGAATAATACAGTGGCTGTCGCATTAGGACCAAGAAACCGGACGGTCCTGGTGGATGTAGATAGAAGTGAAATTATTCAATCAATTAAACTTTCTCACAACTGTTTTGGAGTAGCAAGTGATGGTAAAAATTTGGTCATCAGTGATAGTAGCAGCTGGTGTACTACAGTGAATATGAATGACATGTCTCATACAATCTTAGAAGGAATAAGAGGAgtgttttgtatttcattgttcCAAGGAAATATCTATGGTACCAATAACAGTGCAAATAAACTTTGCTGTTACAAAGTTACAGGAGAACTTCTGTGGACATTTCAGCCTCAAGACATTGCCAGACCACTAGGACTTACATTAGACAAAAATGGTTTTGTTTATATAGCCTCTGTTAGAAACAACAGTATCGTGGTAGTATCACCAGATGGTAAGATCTGTAAGACAATACTATCAGATGCTGATGGAATCAAACATCCTTATGCTATAGACATCaacagagaaactggattgatGATAGTGTCAAGTCATACAAGTGGTGAGAAAAATGAGAAATCATATCAgacatgttttgtttataaagtttga